Proteins from a single region of Xenopus laevis strain J_2021 chromosome 9_10S, Xenopus_laevis_v10.1, whole genome shotgun sequence:
- the itga3.S gene encoding integrin alpha-3 isoform X2: MFIPGFPALLLSLLSLCPSGSGFNVDTRFPVLKEAGVPGGLFGFSVSLHRQSLDQQRYLLLSGAPQDAAAPGVNANRTGALYACPITSSTNDCFRVPIDPESNPQNNIIENMWLGVTVASQGPDGRVLVCGHRYTSVRWSGEEDQRRMIGKCYIRGNNLELNEDDDWQTYHNELCDPNSDKDATGMCQMGISGGFTNNMVYFGAPGAYTWQGSNYILQRDTAWDLKDIFYPTNNTLNIYMGYTVQVNSGILHKDQVTVVSSAPRWESKGAVFLLDVQKNIMVVKQVLNGQQVGSYFGSAIALADLNNDGWQDIVVGAPYYFDRKEEIGGAVYVYNNVAGFFIDKASMVLHGTSFSGFGFALANIGDINQDGFTDLAVGAPFDGLGKVYIYNSNANGPKREPSQVIDGSQIANISTFGYSLSGGLDVDDNAYPDLLVGSLTDRIALLRSRPVINISKDFKVTPTLVDPSKCSDTSCIDVRVCFSYTLSTGNAGYRKNITLQYTLEADHDRRPPRVKFLGSSGAVYQGLFSMPETQCQNVQLLLLDNIRDKLHPIGISLTYSILEREVRGRSAVRSLDNFPVLSEDQSNSQELEIHFQKECGSDNVCRSNLQMQYEYVVGNAPLSKVNGSQILHYDRSGKKVNLNVIVTNFPSATSPADDAHEAVLNITVPPELVFSSVRPPLACTLKDTIICELGFPFKRNQKAEITIVFEAVGISLKTREVVAGLQLSTLSRQDDLHEEYAKLLVDYTIKISFSVQPSHIQTYFSGNVMGESAMKTAKDVGSPVEFHFTVRNDGDALTSLATLFIAVDWPHEVANGKWLLYPTEVLVNTETVKACHPSGDVINPLNLTVSDTSVKRRRREEVIEIPDVRTLAATKKESSEVVLKCSGEGATCVHFSCPLNDMESEAEITIRGRVWNSTFLEDYRNVDRVRVIGRAELYLKTDVPSINMKSQFVTFSVAIDSELVEPPPAELPLWLIIVSVVSGILLLGIIILLLWKCGFFRRANTRAMYEVRGQKAEMKVQPSETERLTQDL; this comes from the exons GCTTCTCTCCGGAGCTCCGCAAGATGCAGCCGCGCCAGGTGTGAATGCCAACAGGACTGGTGCCCTCTACGCCTGTCCCATTACCAGTTCCACCAATGACTGTTTTAGGGTTCCCATTGATCCGGAAA GTAACCCTCAGAACAACATCATCGAGAATATGTGGCTGGGGGTAACTGTAGCGTCACAAGGGCCGGATGGAAGAGTGCTG GTTTGTGGCCACAGATACACTTCAGTGCGTTGGTCGGGAGAGGAGGATCAGCGGCGGATGATCGGAAAGTGTTACATTCGAGGAAACAACTTGGAGCTCAATGAAGATGACGATTGGCAGACGTACCACAACGAGCTGTGCGACCCTAACTCGGACAAAGATGCCACTGGCATGTGCCAAATGGGCATCAGCGGGGGGTTCACCAATAATATGGTCTATTTCGGAGCACCTGGGGCATATACATGGCAGG gttcaaACTACATCCTACAGAGAGATACAGCTTGGGACTTGAAGGACATCTTCTATCCTACCAATAatacattaaacatttatatgg GCTACACCGTCCAGGTTAACTCTGGAATTCTTCATAAGGACCAAGTAACAGTAGTCTCTAGCGCTCCGAGATGGGAAAGTAAAGGAGCCGTGTTTCTGCTGGATGTGCAGAAGAACATTATGGTAGTAAAGCAAGTGCTGAATGGTCAGCAGGTGGGATCCTACTTCGGAAGTGCCATTGCCTTGGCAGATCTTAATAATGATGG GTGGCAGGACATAGTTGTTGGAGCTCCCTATTATTTTGATCGGAAAGAGGAGATTGGGGGCGCTGTCTATGTGTATAATAACGTGGCAGGGTTTTTCATTGATAAAGCTTCAATGGTGCTGCATGGGACCAGCTTCTCTGGGTTTGGCTTTGCCCTGGCAAACATTGGAGACATTAATCAGGATGGATTCACCG ACCTGGCAGTGGGAGCTCCGTTTGATGGACTGGGTAAAGTTTACATCTACAATAGCAATGCCAATGGCCCAAAGCGAGAACCATCCCAG GTGATTGACGGCTCTCAGATAGCGAACATCTCCACGTTTGGATACTCTCTTAGTGGAGGGCTTGATGTGGATGATAATGCCTACCCAGATTTACTCGTGGGAAGTTTGACTGACCGTATCGCCCTTCTGAG gtcTCGCCCAGTTATTAATATCTCAAAGGATTTTAAGGTGACTCCTACATTGGTGGATCCAAGCAAATGTTCAGATACTTCCTG CATTGATGTCCGCGTCTGCTTCTCCTATACGCTGAGTACTGGAAACGCCGGCTACCGAAAGAATATCA CTCTGCAATACACATTAGAGGCCGACCACGACAGACGACCACCTCGGGTGAAGTTCCTGGGCTCTTCTGGGGCCGTGTATCAAGGACTCTTCTCTATGCCGGAGACCCAGTGTCAGAATGTTCAGCTGCTCTTACTG GATAACATTCGGGACAAGCTTCACCCAATCGGCATCTCTTTGACATACTCCATTCTGGAAAGGGAGGTGCGAGGACGATCGGCTGTGCGTTCACTAGACAACTTCCCTGTGCTCAGTGAAGACCAGAGCAACTCTCAAGAGCTGGAG ATCCACTTTCAGAAGGAGTGCGGCTCAGACAACGTATGCAGGAGTAATCTGCAAATGCAGTACGAGTATGTGGTTGGAAATGCGCCATTGTCCAA GGTAAATGGCTCCCAGATTCTGCATTATGACCGAAGTGGGAAGAAGGTGAATCTTAATGTGATTGTAACAAACTTCCCCAGTGCCACATCTCCAGCGGATGATGCCCACGAGGCAGTTCTGAACATAACAGTTCCTCCTGAGCTTGTCTTTTCCTCAGTTCGACCA CCTCTGGCCTGCACCTTGAAGGACACCATCATCTGTGAGCTTGGGTTCCCATTCAAAAGGAATCAGAAG GCTGAAATCACCATCGTTTTCGAAGCTGTTGGAATCTCATTGAAAACACGGGAAGTGGTGGCCGGACTGCAGCTATCCAC GTTGAGCAGACAAGATGATCTACATGAAGAGTATGCTAAACTATTAGTggactacaccataaaaatatccTTCTCTGT CCAGCCAAGCCACATTCAGACCTACTTTAGTGGCAATGTGATGGGGGAGTCCGCCATGAAGACAGCCAAGGACGTTGGAAGCCCAGTGGAGTTCCATTTTACA GttaggaatgatggggatgctCTGACGTCCTTGGCAACACTGTTCATTGCCGTTGACTGGCCCCATGAAGTAGCCAATGGGAAGTGGCTGTTATATCCTACTGAGGTCCTGGTTAATACAGAGACAGTGAAGGCGTGCCATCCTTCTGGGGACGTTATAAACCCTTTAAACTTGACT GTTTCAGATACTTCGGTTAAAAGAAGGAGAAGAGAAGAAGTTATTGAGATACCAGATGTTCGGACTTTGGCGGCcacaaaaaaagaaagctctgaagttgTACTG AAATGTTCCGGAGAAGGAGCGACATGTGTGCATTTTTCCTGTCCTCTGAATGACATGGAATCGGAAGCCGAAATCACAATACGGGGAAGAGTTTGGAACAGCACTTTTCTAGAA GATTACAGAAATGTAGATCGAGTGCGGGTGATAGGAAGAGCTGAACTGTACCTAAAAACTGATGTCCCCTCCATTAACATGAAGAGCCAGTTTGTGACG TTTTCTGTTGCTATAGATTCTGAACTGGTTGAACCCCCACCGGCTGAGCTCCCTCTCTGGTTGATCATTGTCTCTGTCGTTTCTGGGATTTTGCTCCTTGGTATCATTATCTTGCTCCTATGGAAG TGCGGATTCTTCCGGAGGGCCAACACCCGCGCCATGTATGAGGTCAGAGGTCAGAAAGCTGAGATGAAGGTGCAGCCATCGGAGACAGAACGCTTAACCCAGGACCTCTGA
- the itga3.S gene encoding integrin alpha-3 isoform X1 gives MFIPGFPALLLSLLSLCPSGSGFNVDTRFPVLKEAGVPGGLFGFSVSLHRQSLDQQRYLLLSGAPQDAAAPGVNANRTGALYACPITSSTNDCFRVPIDPESNPQNNIIENMWLGVTVASQGPDGRVLVCGHRYTSVRWSGEEDQRRMIGKCYIRGNNLELNEDDDWQTYHNELCDPNSDKDATGMCQMGISGGFTNNMVYFGAPGAYTWQGSNYILQRDTAWDLKDIFYPTNNTLNIYMGYTVQVNSGILHKDQVTVVSSAPRWESKGAVFLLDVQKNIMVVKQVLNGQQVGSYFGSAIALADLNNDGWQDIVVGAPYYFDRKEEIGGAVYVYNNVAGFFIDKASMVLHGTSFSGFGFALANIGDINQDGFTDLAVGAPFDGLGKVYIYNSNANGPKREPSQVIDGSQIANISTFGYSLSGGLDVDDNAYPDLLVGSLTDRIALLRSRPVINISKDFKVTPTLVDPSKCSDTSCIDVRVCFSYTLSTGNAGYRKNITLQYTLEADHDRRPPRVKFLGSSGAVYQGLFSMPETQCQNVQLLLLDNIRDKLHPIGISLTYSILEREVRGRSAVRSLDNFPVLSEDQSNSQELEIHFQKECGSDNVCRSNLQMQYEYVVGNAPLSKVNGSQILHYDRSGKKVNLNVIVTNFPSATSPADDAHEAVLNITVPPELVFSSVRPPLACTLKDTIICELGFPFKRNQKAEITIVFEAVGISLKTREVVAGLQLSTLSRQDDLHEEYAKLLVDYTIKISFSVQPSHIQTYFSGNVMGESAMKTAKDVGSPVEFHFTVRNDGDALTSLATLFIAVDWPHEVANGKWLLYPTEVLVNTETVKACHPSGDVINPLNLTVSDTSVKRRRREEVIEIPDVRTLAATKKESSEVVLKCSGEGATCVHFSCPLNDMESEAEITIRGRVWNSTFLEDYRNVDRVRVIGRAELYLKTDVPSINMKSQFVTFSVAIDSELVEPPPAELPLWLIIVSVVSGILLLGIIILLLWKIGFFHYNLVKTHYAVCVPLEERQGLCSGIPHSQKHWVTSWKETARYY, from the exons GCTTCTCTCCGGAGCTCCGCAAGATGCAGCCGCGCCAGGTGTGAATGCCAACAGGACTGGTGCCCTCTACGCCTGTCCCATTACCAGTTCCACCAATGACTGTTTTAGGGTTCCCATTGATCCGGAAA GTAACCCTCAGAACAACATCATCGAGAATATGTGGCTGGGGGTAACTGTAGCGTCACAAGGGCCGGATGGAAGAGTGCTG GTTTGTGGCCACAGATACACTTCAGTGCGTTGGTCGGGAGAGGAGGATCAGCGGCGGATGATCGGAAAGTGTTACATTCGAGGAAACAACTTGGAGCTCAATGAAGATGACGATTGGCAGACGTACCACAACGAGCTGTGCGACCCTAACTCGGACAAAGATGCCACTGGCATGTGCCAAATGGGCATCAGCGGGGGGTTCACCAATAATATGGTCTATTTCGGAGCACCTGGGGCATATACATGGCAGG gttcaaACTACATCCTACAGAGAGATACAGCTTGGGACTTGAAGGACATCTTCTATCCTACCAATAatacattaaacatttatatgg GCTACACCGTCCAGGTTAACTCTGGAATTCTTCATAAGGACCAAGTAACAGTAGTCTCTAGCGCTCCGAGATGGGAAAGTAAAGGAGCCGTGTTTCTGCTGGATGTGCAGAAGAACATTATGGTAGTAAAGCAAGTGCTGAATGGTCAGCAGGTGGGATCCTACTTCGGAAGTGCCATTGCCTTGGCAGATCTTAATAATGATGG GTGGCAGGACATAGTTGTTGGAGCTCCCTATTATTTTGATCGGAAAGAGGAGATTGGGGGCGCTGTCTATGTGTATAATAACGTGGCAGGGTTTTTCATTGATAAAGCTTCAATGGTGCTGCATGGGACCAGCTTCTCTGGGTTTGGCTTTGCCCTGGCAAACATTGGAGACATTAATCAGGATGGATTCACCG ACCTGGCAGTGGGAGCTCCGTTTGATGGACTGGGTAAAGTTTACATCTACAATAGCAATGCCAATGGCCCAAAGCGAGAACCATCCCAG GTGATTGACGGCTCTCAGATAGCGAACATCTCCACGTTTGGATACTCTCTTAGTGGAGGGCTTGATGTGGATGATAATGCCTACCCAGATTTACTCGTGGGAAGTTTGACTGACCGTATCGCCCTTCTGAG gtcTCGCCCAGTTATTAATATCTCAAAGGATTTTAAGGTGACTCCTACATTGGTGGATCCAAGCAAATGTTCAGATACTTCCTG CATTGATGTCCGCGTCTGCTTCTCCTATACGCTGAGTACTGGAAACGCCGGCTACCGAAAGAATATCA CTCTGCAATACACATTAGAGGCCGACCACGACAGACGACCACCTCGGGTGAAGTTCCTGGGCTCTTCTGGGGCCGTGTATCAAGGACTCTTCTCTATGCCGGAGACCCAGTGTCAGAATGTTCAGCTGCTCTTACTG GATAACATTCGGGACAAGCTTCACCCAATCGGCATCTCTTTGACATACTCCATTCTGGAAAGGGAGGTGCGAGGACGATCGGCTGTGCGTTCACTAGACAACTTCCCTGTGCTCAGTGAAGACCAGAGCAACTCTCAAGAGCTGGAG ATCCACTTTCAGAAGGAGTGCGGCTCAGACAACGTATGCAGGAGTAATCTGCAAATGCAGTACGAGTATGTGGTTGGAAATGCGCCATTGTCCAA GGTAAATGGCTCCCAGATTCTGCATTATGACCGAAGTGGGAAGAAGGTGAATCTTAATGTGATTGTAACAAACTTCCCCAGTGCCACATCTCCAGCGGATGATGCCCACGAGGCAGTTCTGAACATAACAGTTCCTCCTGAGCTTGTCTTTTCCTCAGTTCGACCA CCTCTGGCCTGCACCTTGAAGGACACCATCATCTGTGAGCTTGGGTTCCCATTCAAAAGGAATCAGAAG GCTGAAATCACCATCGTTTTCGAAGCTGTTGGAATCTCATTGAAAACACGGGAAGTGGTGGCCGGACTGCAGCTATCCAC GTTGAGCAGACAAGATGATCTACATGAAGAGTATGCTAAACTATTAGTggactacaccataaaaatatccTTCTCTGT CCAGCCAAGCCACATTCAGACCTACTTTAGTGGCAATGTGATGGGGGAGTCCGCCATGAAGACAGCCAAGGACGTTGGAAGCCCAGTGGAGTTCCATTTTACA GttaggaatgatggggatgctCTGACGTCCTTGGCAACACTGTTCATTGCCGTTGACTGGCCCCATGAAGTAGCCAATGGGAAGTGGCTGTTATATCCTACTGAGGTCCTGGTTAATACAGAGACAGTGAAGGCGTGCCATCCTTCTGGGGACGTTATAAACCCTTTAAACTTGACT GTTTCAGATACTTCGGTTAAAAGAAGGAGAAGAGAAGAAGTTATTGAGATACCAGATGTTCGGACTTTGGCGGCcacaaaaaaagaaagctctgaagttgTACTG AAATGTTCCGGAGAAGGAGCGACATGTGTGCATTTTTCCTGTCCTCTGAATGACATGGAATCGGAAGCCGAAATCACAATACGGGGAAGAGTTTGGAACAGCACTTTTCTAGAA GATTACAGAAATGTAGATCGAGTGCGGGTGATAGGAAGAGCTGAACTGTACCTAAAAACTGATGTCCCCTCCATTAACATGAAGAGCCAGTTTGTGACG TTTTCTGTTGCTATAGATTCTGAACTGGTTGAACCCCCACCGGCTGAGCTCCCTCTCTGGTTGATCATTGTCTCTGTCGTTTCTGGGATTTTGCTCCTTGGTATCATTATCTTGCTCCTATGGAAG atTGGATTTTTCCATTATAACTTAGTCAAGACTCACTACGCTGTGTGTGTCCCATTGGAAGAGAGGCAGGGACTCTGCTCTGGGATTCCGCACAGTCAAAAGCATTGGGTCACCAGCTGGAAAGAGACGGCCAGATACTACTGA